The Lasioglossum baleicum chromosome 7, iyLasBale1, whole genome shotgun sequence genomic sequence ATCAGTACTAACAATAAGCCGTACAGAACCGGATTGATATGAAGAAATCAGCGTAGAAACCAAACAAAACCAACGGAGCCCCGAGCGTCGATGACGAAAATTAGTTTTGCTCAACGACGATTGAAGATAATGCGATTTTCTTGTACCGTGCTTTTAGTGATTTGCCTATTTGCTCATTAAAGAGAATATAATGCGTACTTTGCGGATCGTTACTCACCGTTTTATTTACCTTTTAATTTATAGTTGCTGGAGATGCTGAAGTTCTATGCGAGGTTCGAGATCAACGAGGAAACTGGTGATCCTCTCACGGATCACGATATGACACAATTACATTACACCAAAATCACTTCTCTTCAGGTATGACAATGATAATATTTATTACCGTCATCAATAATATCGCAATCGAATTTTGAGAAGATGCCATAACGCTTGAAGGTTATTGGAAAACGATAGATTTAATATTGGGCTGGGGACAATgtttcttcgtattttaatgcagaaatgaATCAAGTTTTCTGCATATTTTAACAGACAGATCCTGATCCTTCGAAAtcagaaatttttcttttttaatattccaatattcaaaaagttatcgttttttcgaggccgtccgaatattaatgggattcACTGTACGTTACCGCCGCTCGGCCATAGTGTAAAAATCTGTCAGGATCACTATAGATTTTTTGGGGGAGAGGGGAGATCTTAACACTAGGTTGACGGGTTCTAacccagtaagcaaaatgctcgATTGTGGACGGGCATCTGCGTCCGCAGAAGTATCGCTTCCTGCTGGCAGAAAGAGCGGGGAGATGTTCGGGAAGTATGCGCAGGGTGCGCACACTGTTCTGGCAGGGTGCGCTGTCCCgaaatcgagcagattccgaggCATTCTCAGCTTCGAGCGCGTTCTGACAGCGTAATGCTCGCCATCTGCTCGCATCGTACTGggaatattcttaatttgcgattattaaaattgtaaagatgcttctctgagaaattatttaccacatttatttctttgggtacacattcttgttatgtttataaaataatgtaaaatagttatttctagagctccgtgAACCTAGCGTTAAAGGACAaatagcggcgcggcgcggcgttgcgaAAAGACAGAATTCGCTAAAGTGGGTTTTTCCAAATATCTCCGCAACTAAGGCCGAGCAACCGCGTGACATGTATAAGGAAAAGTTCCTTAGACTTACGACCCAGAAAACATGTTTCAAGCCCATAAAAATCAATTAGGAGAGTCCCCCTTTCTAGATATTTACCAAACTGAATATTTAAACTCTGCGCAGAAAGCGGTTTTTGCGAAGTTCCAAGACCTGAGGAATTTCGCCTTGACGAACGTGGCGAGCGTCGACACGAGGGATGCCCTTTACAAGCACTTTGGCTCACTCAGGTACCACTCTTTAATAAGTCAACAATTATCCCAGTCATAGCCCAAGGGGAATCCCTTACAATTAGTAGAGGGGATAAAAAAGTAACGCTATCCGTAGAGACGAAAGtcacactatgcgagggaagacaTACTATATACATTGTCCGTCATTCTTTTTCAGTCAGGAGAAATTGAGATCGATCGCGAGTTATCTGTGCTTGGTGCCCTCAGAGgagcgagagaaagaagaaaattggTACCGATACGACATAGAGTTTCTTCGCGAACTTTTGGTACGTGAAATGGACAAGAGAATTtattgagttggcaagaaaggaatttcggtatttcaaggtaAAGTAAAACCCAATTTCTGTAAtcgagcaatgaactttaatcaatcaaattttcttatttgttCCTTTTTGGCaacagatcatcgaacaaaatgaaaaatatctttgttcgttaaagtttattgcttgaataaaaaaattgaattctatttcaccttaaaataccgaaattactttcttgccaacccaatgtagtaaataaattatactggTGATACATAACATGTTATTGTTTTTTATTAAATGACTTTTTCTTGAGATTAAATCTTCTTCCAAGTTACatgtattttgtattatataataatatattaaaaattaaattctagATCTCCCGCCATGAACGCAGAGCCTCTCAATTGGAAGAGCTGAACGAAATGCCTCTGTATCCCACGGAAGAGATCATCTGGAACGAAAGTATCGTCCCAACAGAATATTTCTCTGGCGAAGGGTGTCTAGCTCTACCAAAATTGAACTTACAGTTCCTCACTCTACACGATTACTTGCTGAGGAATTTTAATCTCTTCCGTTTAGAGTCAACCTGTATGTTGAACAAACGTATATTTATCAATAAGATTgcttaaatataattaattcgacgatattaaatattttcagaCGAGATACGTCAAGACATTGAAGATGCCGTGAGCAGATTGAGTCCCTGGTATGTTTCTTTCAACCCTTGGCACTCGAAAGCACAACTCGGCACAATAGAGAAAATAGCGAAAAATGAAAAGTGGAGAGCTACTAAAAGAATCGTTTCCCTCAATTTTTTgtcttatattttttatattatagtttTAATATTCGAGAACAATGTagcacaactgttgaaattatttaattcaacAAGTGAGGGGCTAACCTCTAGGAGGCAATTTCGTATTcatgcaaagaaaaaaattactataaaatggagttattctaggtcggaagaaatgtttaattttcgagataaaatagctccgagtgcaaaaggttcaGGATAAAAGAATATGGTCGAGCCACATGGTTTAGCATATGTCAATCGGTATTTTATTTAATCCGTTTAGGCGGGCTGAAGATGGCGGCGTTTATTTTGGTGGCTGGGCCAGAATGGCGCAGCCGATCACTCAATTCGCCGTGGTTGAAGTAGCGAAGCCTAATATCGGCGAAAAGAGACCATCCAGAGTGCGTGCTGACGTCACGATAAACCTGAGCGTCCGCAAAGAAATCAAATCCGAATGGGAGAATCTCCGAAAGCACGACGTATGTTTTCTAATTACTGTCAAGCCTGAGAATCCAATTGGTAAGATACAAAACTAAAATATATGTCAGTGTGCTTAGAAATACGTCCAAGCTACTTgattaacatttcgataaacATTGGGATAAATTGTAACACGGTACGGTGAACTAATTCGATATTTGTTTGATCCGTAGGCACTAAATACAGTCATAAATTACCATTTGTCCCACAAGTTGGTTTAACAACAGTTAGAGGATGCGAGGTTGAAGGTATGTTAGATTCCAATGGCAGAGTGATAGAAGATGGCCCTGAACCACGACCAATTCTACCCGGCGACACTAGAACGTACAGAGTCTGGCTCGATTCCAATCAGTATCGAATCGACATGGACAACGCCAGTCATGGTGGCGAGGACGTTTACGAAGGATTCAACATTATAATGAGACGGAAACCAAAAGAGAATAACTTTAAAGCGGTCCTGGAGACCATAAGGGAACTTATGAATACAGAGTGTGTTGTTCCTGATTGGCTGCATGACATAATTCTTGGCTACGGCGATCCGGGCGCGGCTCGCTACGCAAGGTACTTCTAATCATTACGGCAGGTATGTCAAACTCTTTTACCGCCACGGGCCTCATAAGAGGTTAAACtcccgtttccaggattgcaagggtgcgggatgcgccttctcacttCGCGATAATAAATGCGATagggtttttcagtaatcaacagcgctagataaaagatcaatctagtccgCAATCGCTCTCAatagttctatttttacgtttcggaggcgtaatttgcattattcggaagtaaaaaactgtcgcagctttatgaaaatagctatatgcgcagctgtatgcttccgaataatgcaaattacgctcaTCGATCACGGGATGATGGTACATTCGGATCTGTCAAGGTGATATTCAATCTAAAATATCTAAGAAACGAATACAATTTACTAGAAGTAAATTGTCATCAACAGTTTAaaagtttttggtcgggccGCAGAGTACTTGTCGACGCGCCacgtgtttgacatgcctgcgTTACAGTATCTTTAATACTGTTTTATCGtcgtaatattaatatttttatatctgcTTGTAGGATGCCAAATGAAATCGCAACAATGGATTTTAACGACACGTTCCTCGATATAGACCATTTACGTTCCAGTTTTCCTCAATATGAAATCGAACATTCCACAAACGACGAGAAGAAACTTGTGCGACCTTTCCGTGTAATATTTGAGGATGTGCTTGCCAAACAGAGCAACGAAACTGTGAACAAAATCATTCAAGTTGAACCACACGTTCCTCCTAGTCGCGGCCCTTACAAGGCCAATGAACCTAAAAAGTATACGACGACCTACTGTTCACTTTTGTTAATTGATTGCACATCCGCTGTACAtcgttattatattttctgtaattttgTTACAGAAATCAGATCCCCTTTACGCCAACGCAAGTTGAAGCTATTAGGGCTGGTATGCAGCCAGGATTGACACTTGTCGTAGGTCCTCCTGGTACCGGTAAAACGGATGTCGCTGTCCAAATCATTTCAAATCTCTATCATAATTTTCCCAATCAAAGAACGCTGATAGTCACACATTCTAATCAAGCGTTGAATCAACTTTTCGAAAAGATCATGGCGTTAGACATCGACGAGAGGCATCTGCTCCGTCTTGGTCATGGAGAAGAAGCGCTAGAAACGGAAAAAGACTTCAGCAGATACGGTAGAGTTAACTATGTTTTAGCTAAACGCTTGGATCTTTTAATGGAAGTTCAACGATTACAGGTTTGTATTCTACGAGCAGAAAAAATCAGTTTAGTTGTCTTCGTTGTATTGTCGTATTACCTGAAATTTGTTTATTAGGAATCGTTGAACGTGAAAGGCGACGTGGCGTACACATGCGAAACAGCTGGACATTTTTTCATGTATCAAATATTGGCAAGATGGGAACGCTTCGAGTCTAGAATTAAGCAAAGACAAGGAACAGGAAACAATTTACCTCCTGCTTTTATTGTCGATGAAGAATTTCCATTCCATAAATTCTTTGATAACGCTCCGCAACCCTTGTTCAAACGCAATACTTTCGAGGAGGACATAGAAATAGCATGCAGCTGTTTTAGGTAATTTTCTAACAGCGAATAATTTActtcaaaaatgtattttctacgGGTGTGCgagaaaatttcgagaatatgacaCTTGAAAAGAATTCGTGGTATAtgatatttcgggttctcgcacgccCCTGGCATTTTCCATAAAATGATGACTATATTCTGATTCTGTAGGTATATAGAAAGAATTTTCGCACAGTTGGAAGAATTCAGAGCTTTCGAGTTGTTGCGATCCGGTTTAGACAGATCGAAATATTTATTGGTGAAGGAAGCAAAAGTTATCGCCATGACCTGTACTCATGCTGCACTGAAACGGCGAGAGCTCGTGGATATGGGCTTTAAGTACGACAACATTCTGATGGAAGAGTCTGCGCAAATCTTAGAAATAGAAACTTTCATACCATTGTTACTGCAAAATCCGCAAGACGGATACAATAGATTAAAACGTTGGATAATGATAGGAGATCACCATCAATTACCGCCAGTTATCAAAAATATGGCTTTCCAGAAATATTCAAATATGGAACAATCGCTTTTCGCAAGGTTCGTTAGGCTAGGTGTACCTACAGTCGACCTTGATGGCCAAGGTCGTGCTAGGCCCAGTATCTGCAATCTTTACAATTGGCGGTATAAAAAGTTGGGGAATCTTCTCCACGTGGAACGCAGCCCAGAGTATCTAGTGGCGAACGCTGGATTCTTGTACGACTTCCAACTGATTAACGTTGAAGACTTCAACGGAGTGGGAGAAAGCGAGCCGAGTGCTTACTTTTACCAAAACCTTGCCGAGGCTGAATACTGCGTGGCTGTGTTTATGTATATGCGACTGCTTGGTTACCCGGCTGATAAAATCAGTATATTGACTACATACAATGGGCAAAAACACTTAATAAGAGATGTGATAAATATAAGATGCGCTAGTAATCCCTTAATAGGACGACCAAATAAAGTGACGACGGTTGACAAATACCAAGGTCAACAGAATGATTACATATTACTGTCGCTTGTAAAAACTCGTGCCGTAGGCCATTTGCGAGACGCTCGACGTCTGGTGGTAGCTATGTCGAGAGCACGTCTCGGCCTTTACGTATTTGCCAGAGTAtccctttttaaaaattgcttcGAATTAACTCCCGCGTTCGATCAGCTTATGCAGAGACCATTGAAGCTGCAACTACTGCCGCAAGAACATTATCCTACCGATAGACTCAATGATGCTACTCCATCTACTTCGCCAATGGAAATCGAAGATATGCCTCACATGGCCAAATTTGTCTATGATTATTACATGGAGAAAGTTAGTGGTATAAAAGAGTCGCAGAAAATGTGGCAGAAACCAGGTACGATGCAAACATCTAATAGTCCAACTCACAAAGTTCCTGCTCATCCTGGAGCGGATGATGATACGGATGACGAAGAGCTCAACGAAATAGAAAATACTGACGAAGAACGAAATGCCAAGGAGGAAAATGTAGAACCTAAATTTGAACTGATACAAAATTTAGTTGAAGAACAAGCTTCCGAAAGTGAAGATAACGATAATTAAGAACTGATAAATGTGTGTACGgataaaaagaaatgtttaaatagcAGTAAGAAATGTTTTGTACtaaaaatacaatcttttttattcgaattatatttattgtacagtCTCATAGTATTCCACCATGATATATAGTAACATTAAaagatatttatatttcgtacgtGTGAAAAATAATAGTATCTTCTGATTTATGCGTTTGATTCGGCTAAACTATCAAAGTATGTTATTGTAAGTAAACAGATCCATATGTTTCTTTGAAATTTCTTTTTGCCGTGACAAATGTTTCTCTAAATGGTGCTTTCTCGGCCTGTCAGTTTTCCTCGAATTTTCATTAATCTGTTGAACGCTTGATGGCACGTAACTGTTATCAAATTTCATAGACTTGCTGGTAAAGTCAGGTTGATATTCTTCAACAGATGCCTTGGTTCCCTTCGAGGTAGGAATATATTCTTCGGGAAGGTCAACGATTGTCGCCGCGCTAGGCTCGTACGTTTCGTATAACACTTTCGACGTATCAATAGAATTCGGGATATATCGAACGTCTTCTGTCGTGCTCTTATTATCTAATATCGTAGGAGAGTATTCGTTCGACGATATTTGGATCCGTTCCAAAGTACTCTTTCTACTCGGTATATACTTCAAATTCGTGCACAATTTTTTCGCCGCTGGCGCATCTGGCACGTACTCTTCCAGCGAGTTGCTTTTCGAGCCTTCCAACTGTAAATATCGTTTGGTCTTAATATTCTTTGTTTTGTCATTCGTTAACTTTGTAACAACATCATGATTCTTTGCTTTCTTTGGTAAAGTATCGTTGTTATGTTTCTCGTTAGCGAAGCTGCGAGCGCAACTTCCTGATTTTTCCAATGTTCGATCAccaatttcttctttttctgcCAATGTTCCTGATACGTCCAATTTCCCCGATCTTTTCTTCGCAGGGGATACGTTAACTCTGATCGTAGGCAACGATGCAACATCTTTTGTGATTTCTGACTGCTCGAACGTGTatctacaatttataaaaacattCTGGTAGGTAAATATAATAACGATAATTATATTAAGACTCGCTATGCGGTATACATAGGGTGAGGCACCTAAGAGGCACCGGTTGGTAATGTGTTGACGTACGAAGACCATGTTCATGCTTACCGTACTCTACCAGGGTTCCGTCGATGTAAACACTGAAATTGTCGGAAGACAACTCTTGTTTAGTACTGTGCAGCACTTTGTGTCATATTATATCCAGTATGATATTGTAATCGTCTACTGCGAATGTAGACAAGCCGCAGTGCACAAGCTCAATTAAAATTCGTCTAATAAGATTgcgaattgcataaacatctgtagTCTAATCATAAAGCAGTCAGGCCTGCACTGCATTTTGTCTACATTGACAGTAAACCGTGATTGTATCACACCTTTCAACCATTGAACAAGACATAGCGGAATCGTGTTTGGAAACGTTTTGTTAGTAAATAAATCGCAGCGTAATCGACTAGAGGATGTTCGAAAACATTCAATGACATTGGAGAACCTTGCTGTGTTTATTACAAGTCTCACTTGTGATATATaaacagtggattttatgcatttatgacaaaaatgagtaagtgcaatttgaaacagaaaataaatttctatttcactccggtttgttgcaattctgtaaaaaatttttattttgcataaaaatccactgtctagcgTTAAATGTATTCTGCTCTCATATTTTAAATCTTATACGTTTTCcctgtccgtgaccttgaatagttatagtcactgaattcctaatgaaaaggactatcattgtaggtgtttaaaaaagggtggttccgttaaaaaaaaaggaagataaccttgatatctctaaaagaaatgacataaaaacaataatttctTTTGGTATCTTGTgaaccccattttaccattcaactttgtcctaaagacatttaatgtatctttgaaagtaacaaagatatttgaggtacaaactttaggtgactcaccctgtatatctgttTTAAATAAcgtaattttaaccctttgcattcctgTGTCGaatgtaacaaaatttagttgAAGAACAAGCTTTGGAAAGTGAAGATAATTATCGTTAAGGACTGATAAATGTATGGATaagagaaaatgtttaaaaagcaCTAAAAATACAACCTTTTTCATTCGAATTGTATTTATTGTACAGTCTCATGGTATTCCTCCATGATATATAGTAAAATTAAATGATATATGCTTATATTTCGTACGTATGCATACGTATTAAAAATTGTAGTATCTTCTGATTTATGCGTTTGATTCGACTAAACTATCAAAAtatgtcctttgaagtaaagatgaaacacttaaaatagtagggagtcgtttacaagaaaattaaaaaataattccaagtgcaaagggttaagtatcATCTTTGACAGTAAATGCGATCTTgttaagtaaaataaaaatgattagacTTACGTGATATCTAGCTGTCGGGTAGACTTTTTTCCTCTACATTTATCGGAATTCTGAAACAATCCTTCCTTACGAACGTTCCGTAGAATTGCCCTCTCCAAAATTTTGTATACCGCTACCCAATCCTCAAGATCAAGCCATTTATTGGTCGAAATTCTTTTCCGTTTAAGTTTTATAATCCTTTCTTGAACAGTAACAACGGCGGTCGCTAAACAATTGTCCGAAGCCTACGAATACAGCTTCTATTTTACTTGTGCAGGTTGCAGGATTTCCTGTAAACAGCTGTTGACAGCTGTTGATCATGATACCTTTATTACTTCCAAGTATTGACCATCACGAAACATTTCCACAATATGCTCGTCAATCAACCTTTGGATTTGTCTCTCGTTATAGTTCACTCATTCGACGATGCTCCTATTCAAAGTATCCTTCTATTTAACTCCTTCACTTGTCACTTTAGCTCACACAATCAGTTGCGATGTCAGTGCGTGTACTGACACTGTGCCACACGCATATCGCACATGGGACATGGATGAAAGAAAGTAAAGGATGCGAATGAACATTCGGCTCGTGTGAAAAGTCAAAACGTTCTATCGAAACCGCTTATTTAAGATATATTGAACATCGctataacataatattgtaatatatcattttatattgtcctataattttcttttttaaatttcataacttcgtattatattttaccaattGATTTACGTGTGCCTTGTAATACCTGTtcgtaattttatattaaatattatataaatactaaataataactAATATCTCTCctttaaaaaaatcttttaaaaaaatatattcatacaAATGATCACACGCGGTTCTCATGGATTAGTGTTTAAACTAACTCtgaattaaaagtaaaaaacattttttctattAGTTTTTAGAAATGCGCATCTCTATTATTCTATAAATCCGTATGAAAATATTGATGATCAAATCTATATTCATATATACGTACATTCAGTAAGATATTTTTGTTCATACTATTTAATAACAGGTGTAAATATAGAAGCACGTCTATTATTTaccattaaaaaattgaaaaatttatcaaCAATGGGATCGGAGGAAGAACCGAGTAGTttggagaaatatttaatattcagtgAAACTCATACTAAAACGATAAAGGTACGTCCTAACCTACATTTCCCTTTGAAAtcgaatttaattttatacatatgtatttgaaAATTAGGTCGTCACTTATGGAATTTCTGGCATCACTTTGGCAATTGCACTTCACCGAATTAGGCCCGTATGTATCGCACGGATCAACAATGCATCTAATTTTACTGCACTTTCTTATGTTTTTTGTTACATGTTTCTTTAGTTTTCTAAATTTAGAAATCCATCCAGTATACCGTCACACTTTTTCCATAAAAAAGTTCCACTTCAAGGTACCGTCAAGCGTATAGAACCTAGCCATGGTACTCTTCTAATGGTTGATCACAAGCCATTAATAGCCCTGCCTCGATTGAATAATAAGACATTCTTACCCGTTAAAATTGCTGGACTTAATGTAACATCTAATGGTAAGtgctaatgaaattttcacaaatATATTGCATTAATCGATCTCTACTTTTAGGTATTAACTGGTTACAAGCAATTATTAATGGGAAGAACGTAAGTTTTGTACCTTTGCTTTCTACAAAGGAATACTTAAGTTGTATAATTGTTACTACACCTCAACAGAATAAGGTAAATTATACAGGTTTCAGTTATACAGTGTGTCCTATGAACTCTGTCCACTTGAATATCTtggttattttaaacaatacgagACAATGTTACTTACAGAAGTTGTAGAGTTTAAGAAACTATGTAATACAGTATAAATGGTATTCTTGCAAGCGGAGGCGTACAGAAGATATAGAGGTCACctttgttttttaaatgaaatgtccAAAAGTATTCAGATGCATTTGTCCTGAAACTTACCAATGCTGAGATATTTGACTGTTTTCATGAAGCATGTTTGAAATGTCAGGCATCTGCAGCGATGCAACGTTGTAATCTTTGAACTGTTGCGTCTCTAACATGTTTTATTATTAGAGCATCTATTGTAGCACACGCTGCAATAATTTGTTGCTTCGTGTCTTCCGGAGTTGTGACCAGCAAATAGTGCCTCCCCGTCCTATCCATCGATTTGGGACTATTTCATCAGGTGTACTTCTCACCCTTCGAGCGTAGCATGTTGGACTTCCGTCATACTGATGCCACATTGTCTGACAAACGCTTAATGGTACATTTTCTAATAAATGTGCTAATGTATTTCTTAAGAACGTATCAtatttgatttttgtccagTAAAAGTGCCGTCTTTGATGCTATGACTTCTGTACGTAATATTTTCTCATATTCTTTGAAATAACCGAGATATTCAAGTGGACAGAATTCGTAGGACACactgtatattttttatttaaagtatACATTGTTTCGGTACAGGAACAAATAAGGATCGGAGAAGACTTAATAAGACTTGGCTTTGCCATGGTAGAACAAGATTCGTTAAAATCAATGCTGGACGACAAAAACGTTTTATATTATCAGAAACGCTTGCTGAATGCACAAAAACGGGCAGAACGTGAAAGAAACGGGTATTGGCAGTTCACTAAAAAACCTACGCTTTTATGGAAAGTCCGACAAAATTTAAACgaacaaattaaaagaataCTGTCGAAGTTTCCATATTTGAACTTCCAGAAATGATATAACTTTAGGTGCATACAGAAGATATAGTGTATATTTTTGTGATACGAACGAACACCTCTATTTTTAGTACTATAAATCAAGGCTATCGAATGTGTACTTAGAGCTGCTataatttcgaatatttatacaaataaaGAATCattatattaaaaaacaaattttattatcatACCATTTATACAATCTTTTGTTAATTCTCGTATAAAAGTAAGAACATTGTTTTACACCGTCATGCaacaaaaaatgaattttttagatGTACCGTGTAccttgaaaaaaaaagaaaatattaaccAGTACGAATTTAGTTATCCATTAATCAGAATCCttttttgcataaataatatgtacgttcatatgtatatacatatatttaacacACCTTGAGTAGAAAAATACatcatatataaaaatataaaatgaaaattttaatggaaGATATATTCTTTCGGAtacattaaacaattttaatcatAAGGGTATGATTTAAACCTCACAAACAGATCTGATCTAATATCAGTTACCATGTTTATACAATCAGTTCAATATTTAACCTTACCCTATTATACAATATCATTTTTTCTTTTGGAATGTTAATCAATTAATATCAAAATAACAAGAATAGCTATAACAAAAATACTCTTTTCCATGTTCCGCTTGGGCCTCATCTTTGTTCTAtaactaaataaaattaaaatttataaaatacatatttttttatcatatatatatatgtatgtatgtttgcATAAaacgtatatacatacatacacactaAACACAATACTAGTACTATGTTCTAACGTACCatgttatgaaaaaaatttgcaaaaacaaCATTACTTTCAACTTTATGTACAAATCTAAATCACAGTCCCTAATGCGTTTCCTGACTTTTCTACCGCATATATTACGTGGTATagtacaataaaataaaatagtcttataatattatttcatgGAACTATGTTAGAATAATATAAATGAAAGCAAATTCTATATCCTTATAATAGCAGAATGTAGGAATGATAAAAGAACATgtaaaattaaaacaaattacGTCGATATGTCTGGAATATATGGAACCTTTAACATGGAATGGAATAGAATCAAGTTTTGATCGAAACTTGACGGCGACAATCAACACGTTAATAtctattttttaatagaatCACTATTTTTCTCAACTGGCTTG encodes the following:
- the LOC143211026 gene encoding uncharacterized protein LOC143211026, encoding MFRDGQYLEVIKASDNCLATAVVTVQERIIKLKRKRISTNKWLDLEDWVAVYKILERAILRNVRKEGLFQNSDKCRGKKSTRQLDITYTFEQSEITKDVASLPTIRVNVSPAKKRSGKLDVSGTLAEKEEIGDRTLEKSGSCARSFANEKHNNDTLPKKAKNHDVVTKLTNDKTKNIKTKRYLQLEGSKSNSLEEYVPDAPAAKKLCTNLKYIPSRKSTLERIQISSNEYSPTILDNKSTTEDVRYIPNSIDTSKVLYETYEPSAATIVDLPEEYIPTSKGTKASVEEYQPDFTSKSMKFDNSYVPSSVQQINENSRKTDRPRKHHLEKHLSRQKEISKKHMDLFTYNNIL
- the LOC143211032 gene encoding protein C3orf33 homolog isoform X2 encodes the protein MEFLASLWQLHFTELGPNPSSIPSHFFHKKVPLQGTVKRIEPSHGTLLMVDHKPLIALPRLNNKTFLPVKIAGLNVTSNGINWLQAIINGKNVSFVPLLSTKEYLSCIIVTTPQQNKEQIRIGEDLIRLGFAMVEQDSLKSMLDDKNVLYYQKRLLNAQKRAERERNGYWQFTKKPTLLWKVRQNLNEQIKRILSKFPYLNFQK
- the LOC143211032 gene encoding protein C3orf33 isoform X1 yields the protein MGSEEEPSSLEKYLIFSETHTKTIKVVTYGISGITLAIALHRIRPFSKFRNPSSIPSHFFHKKVPLQGTVKRIEPSHGTLLMVDHKPLIALPRLNNKTFLPVKIAGLNVTSNGINWLQAIINGKNVSFVPLLSTKEYLSCIIVTTPQQNKEQIRIGEDLIRLGFAMVEQDSLKSMLDDKNVLYYQKRLLNAQKRAERERNGYWQFTKKPTLLWKVRQNLNEQIKRILSKFPYLNFQK